In Parasegetibacter sp. NRK P23, a single genomic region encodes these proteins:
- a CDS encoding heavy-metal-associated domain-containing protein, producing MKRLFITLAVIAISFSSFAQESATTTFKVWGNCGMCKQTIEKAAKTEGVSAATWNVETKMLELTYQPGKTTPEKVQQKIAATGYDTEKVTGDNKAYDKLHGCCKYERKAGEVSKEKCCETNECCKDATCCKEGKCSGKCDKGEKGAEACCATAGSCCKKGTSAN from the coding sequence CAGTTATCGCCATTTCCTTCTCTTCTTTCGCCCAGGAATCAGCCACCACAACTTTTAAAGTATGGGGAAACTGCGGCATGTGCAAACAAACCATTGAAAAAGCAGCCAAAACTGAAGGCGTTTCCGCGGCCACCTGGAACGTGGAAACAAAAATGCTGGAACTCACTTACCAGCCCGGGAAAACAACACCGGAAAAGGTACAGCAGAAAATCGCTGCCACAGGTTACGATACTGAAAAAGTAACCGGCGACAACAAAGCTTACGATAAACTGCACGGCTGCTGCAAGTATGAAAGAAAAGCCGGCGAAGTAAGTAAGGAAAAATGCTGCGAAACAAATGAATGTTGCAAAGATGCTACCTGCTGCAAAGAAGGAAAATGTTCCGGCAAATGCGACAAAGGGGAGAAAGGCGCTGAGGCATGCTGCGCAACAGCCGGATCATGCTGCAAAAAAGGTACTTCCGCCAACTAG
- a CDS encoding heavy-metal-associated domain-containing protein, with translation MKKLLSIFMLSIVCMAVKAQVQEGSVQASGLTCAMCSNAVNKALEALPFVESVETDLNASAFAMKFKKDAEVSFDAIKNAVEDAGFSVAGLKIKASFQPVQIEKDAHIQLGKLNLHFLDVPKQELKGAQWVNVVDKNFVTAKEYKKFSKSTAMACYETGVMESCCKNGEAKQRIYHVTL, from the coding sequence ATGAAAAAACTACTTTCCATATTTATGCTTTCCATAGTATGTATGGCCGTAAAGGCCCAGGTACAGGAAGGCTCCGTGCAGGCGAGCGGACTCACCTGCGCCATGTGCTCCAACGCGGTTAACAAGGCGTTGGAAGCATTGCCATTTGTTGAATCCGTTGAAACCGACCTGAACGCTTCCGCCTTCGCCATGAAGTTTAAAAAAGATGCGGAGGTGAGTTTCGATGCCATTAAGAACGCCGTTGAAGATGCGGGATTCTCCGTTGCCGGTCTGAAAATTAAAGCCAGTTTTCAACCCGTTCAGATAGAAAAAGACGCGCATATCCAATTGGGTAAGCTTAACCTTCATTTCCTTGATGTACCCAAACAGGAACTGAAAGGCGCACAATGGGTGAACGTGGTAGACAAGAATTTTGTGACCGCAAAAGAATACAAGAAGTTCAGCAAAAGCACTGCCATGGCCTGTTACGAAACAGGTGTCATGGAAAGCTGCTGCAAGAACGGCGAAGCGAAACAACGGATTTATCACGTAACACTTTAA
- a CDS encoding AraC family transcriptional regulator has product MILHIKNMVCNRCKMVVKQELEKLGLRPVSVELGVVEFDRAPGPAEMSNIKDMLESLGFELIGDKNALLIEQIKALLIQLVNTPEQLEKENLSSILARHFHKDYSGLSKFFSSVEGISIEQYFILQKVEKVKELLVYGEKTTSEIAWELGYSSVAHLSRQFKKITGITPGAFRSMRHPNRKSIDQL; this is encoded by the coding sequence ATGATCTTGCACATCAAAAATATGGTATGTAACCGCTGTAAAATGGTGGTGAAGCAGGAGCTTGAAAAGCTAGGGCTGCGGCCCGTTTCAGTAGAACTGGGGGTAGTGGAATTTGACCGCGCCCCCGGTCCGGCTGAGATGAGCAACATAAAAGATATGCTTGAATCTCTTGGCTTTGAACTGATCGGCGATAAGAACGCCCTGCTGATTGAGCAGATCAAAGCATTACTGATCCAGTTGGTGAATACGCCCGAACAATTGGAAAAAGAAAATCTCTCTTCCATACTCGCCCGGCATTTTCACAAAGACTACTCCGGCCTCAGTAAATTCTTTTCTTCCGTGGAAGGCATCAGCATCGAACAATATTTCATTCTCCAAAAAGTGGAGAAGGTGAAGGAACTGCTGGTGTATGGCGAAAAGACCACCTCCGAAATAGCCTGGGAATTGGGGTACAGCAGCGTAGCGCACCTGAGCCGGCAATTCAAAAAAATAACGGGCATCACACCGGGCGCTTTCCGTAGTATGCGCCATCCCAACCGGAAATCCATCGACCAGTTGTAA
- a CDS encoding TonB-dependent siderophore receptor, translating into MSKNKLIGWVKYLSATLNILLVSTVSVSAQEESQAKTDSLEEVVVSGGMREVTRMMSPIPVERYSAQFFRKNPVPNLFESLSLLNGVQPQINCNVCNTGDIHINGMEGPYTMVLIDGMPIVSSLSTVYGLMGIPSGLIKRIEVIKGPSSTLYGSEAVAGLINVITQEPGSAGKFFTDINVTGYRELNADVAGTIRAGKWSGLLGLNAFTFQQRKDINKDNFTDIALQERISFFQKWQLQRANVLPFSIAMRLFTEDRWGGEMQWSKRWRGTDSIYGESIRTKRAELFGQYGFRVKQLPLLLEYSYNIHDQNAAYGNTFYNASQHTAFSQFRWNASLGKHHLVAGIPFRYIRYDDNTPATQHADGSSRPDHAITTGVFFQDEWELNRAWTLLSGVRSEWNNRHGWIPSPRAALRFRPDGRQTIRLSAGNGFRVVNLFTEEHQALSGARELEILGNLKPEKSWNFNLNYAGQWAMKKGFFGIDASVFYTYFTNKIIADYDTDPDKIIYANLDGSAVSKGFSLNSEMNIGNKLKLITGFSVMEVSSTETDASGKKTTQPVLFAPEWTANYAWSYIPGWGGLSFDITGKTYGPMRLPVVPNDFRPAYSPVFTILNFQTTKKIGEKTELYGGVKNLLNFLPENPILRPEDPFDKNVDVNNPNDYRFDPSYNYAPMQERRWFVGMRVKL; encoded by the coding sequence ATGTCTAAAAATAAGTTGATAGGATGGGTAAAATATCTTTCAGCAACGCTAAATATATTACTCGTTTCAACAGTATCCGTTTCTGCGCAGGAGGAAAGCCAGGCTAAAACTGATTCGCTGGAAGAAGTGGTGGTGAGCGGTGGAATGCGGGAAGTAACCCGGATGATGAGTCCGATTCCGGTAGAGCGTTATTCCGCGCAGTTCTTCAGGAAGAACCCCGTACCCAATCTATTCGAATCGCTCAGCCTGCTCAACGGCGTTCAGCCACAAATCAATTGTAATGTTTGTAATACCGGGGATATCCATATCAATGGAATGGAAGGACCTTATACCATGGTATTGATCGATGGAATGCCGATTGTAAGTAGTCTTTCCACCGTATATGGTTTAATGGGTATTCCTTCCGGGTTAATAAAGAGGATAGAGGTCATCAAAGGGCCATCCAGCACTTTGTATGGTTCTGAAGCAGTGGCGGGATTGATCAATGTGATTACGCAGGAACCTGGTTCCGCCGGTAAATTCTTTACAGATATAAATGTCACCGGATATAGAGAGTTAAATGCCGATGTAGCCGGAACGATAAGAGCGGGGAAATGGAGCGGTTTGTTAGGACTGAACGCCTTCACTTTTCAACAAAGAAAGGACATCAATAAGGATAACTTCACCGATATCGCTTTACAGGAAAGGATTTCCTTCTTTCAGAAATGGCAATTGCAAAGGGCGAACGTCCTGCCTTTTTCCATTGCCATGCGACTTTTCACGGAAGACCGGTGGGGCGGGGAGATGCAATGGAGCAAGAGGTGGCGCGGCACCGATAGTATTTATGGCGAAAGCATCCGTACCAAAAGGGCCGAACTCTTCGGGCAATATGGTTTCCGGGTAAAACAACTTCCTTTGCTGTTGGAATATTCTTACAATATCCACGATCAGAATGCGGCTTACGGCAACACATTTTACAACGCTTCCCAGCACACGGCTTTCTCCCAGTTCAGGTGGAACGCTTCGTTGGGGAAACACCATCTTGTAGCAGGTATTCCTTTCCGTTATATCCGTTATGATGACAATACACCTGCTACACAACATGCGGATGGTAGTTCCAGACCCGACCATGCCATTACTACCGGGGTATTCTTCCAGGATGAATGGGAGCTGAACCGTGCCTGGACCCTGCTCTCCGGTGTGCGGTCAGAATGGAACAACCGTCATGGTTGGATACCATCTCCCCGTGCGGCCCTCCGGTTCAGGCCCGATGGCAGGCAAACCATCAGGTTAAGTGCCGGCAATGGTTTCCGCGTGGTGAATCTTTTTACGGAAGAGCACCAGGCTTTGAGCGGCGCGCGCGAACTGGAGATACTAGGAAATCTGAAGCCTGAAAAAAGCTGGAACTTCAACCTCAACTACGCCGGGCAATGGGCCATGAAAAAAGGATTTTTCGGAATAGATGCTTCTGTTTTCTACACCTATTTCACCAACAAGATCATCGCCGATTACGATACGGACCCCGATAAAATCATTTACGCCAATCTCGATGGTTCTGCGGTTTCAAAAGGCTTCAGCCTGAACTCGGAAATGAACATCGGCAATAAACTTAAACTGATCACGGGTTTCAGTGTAATGGAAGTGAGCAGTACAGAAACCGATGCCTCAGGGAAAAAGACCACACAACCCGTGCTTTTTGCCCCTGAATGGACCGCCAACTATGCCTGGAGTTATATTCCGGGATGGGGGGGGCTCTCCTTCGATATCACCGGGAAAACATATGGTCCCATGCGGCTACCCGTGGTACCCAATGATTTTCGTCCAGCGTACAGTCCTGTTTTTACCATCCTGAATTTCCAGACCACGAAAAAAATAGGTGAAAAAACGGAGCTATATGGCGGTGTGAAAAACCTCCTCAATTTCTTACCGGAAAACCCCATCCTCCGTCCCGAAGATCCCTTCGATAAAAATGTGGATGTAAACAATCCGAACGATTACCGTTTCGATCCTTCTTACAATTATGCGCCAATGCAGGAGAGAAGATGGTTTGTGGGGATGCGGGTGAAGTTGTAG